In Chloroflexota bacterium, the sequence CCGCCGATGACGGCGTCGCCGCCCGAAGGTTCGAGAAGCGACGAGAGCATGGAGATGGTGGTGGTTTTGCCGGCACCGTTCGGACCGAGCAGGCTGAAGATTTCGCCGGCCTCAATGGCAAAGCTGATGCCGTTGACGGCGGTGAAGTCGCCAAATTTTTTGGCGAGATTGTTGACTTCGAGAATGGGTGCCATGAGATGCCTCCAAAGGTGATGGGACGATAATAGGCCGGTGCAGGTCATATTGCGAAGTGCCGGAAGTCATGAGGCGGGTCATATCAGGAGAATTAAAAAGCGCCGGGGCGGTTCACCAAACCGCCCCGGCTAAACCCGAGGAGCACCTGTTGCTCAGCACGCCGGTTTATGTTGCTCAACCGGGCCGGCCAGGTCCGCCGTCCTTCAACTCATTTGGGCCGGATTACCAGCATTGAGCCGCCGAAGCCACGCAACACTTTTTCAGTGACACTGCCATATACCCAGCGCCGCAAACCAGTGCGACCATGAGTAGCCATCACGATCAGCCCTGCCTGGTGGGTTTCGGCAAATTCGAGAATCTGGCCGGTCGGCGCGCCGATCCGCACCAGTGTTTGCATCGTCAGCTCGTCGTAGAGATTGGCTTCGGCCACACTTTGCAGGTAGGTATCGGCTTCCCGGTAAAGCTCTTCCTGCAACCGCGCGCCCAGGCCATGCTCGGCAATTTCCAGTTGAGTCAGTTCGTCAAAATGCACTTCTTCAGCCACACGCAACAGAGTCACTTCGCGCGAGAGGGCCATGGCCACATCCAGGCCGGGCTTGATGGCGCTTTCGGCCACTTCCGAGCCGTCGAGCGTGATTAGGGCTTTGTCCATAGATTGAGTCGAGCGGACAATGAGCACCGGACAAGGCGCGTTACCCAGCACCTTCTCGGCCACACTGCCCAGCACCCAGCGGGTGATGCCAGAATAGCCGTGCGATGACATGACGATCAGTTCAACGTGTTCTTCAATGGCGGTTTCCATGATCGCTTCGGCCACATTGCCTTCCGGCGTTTTGATTCGGGCGTTCAAGCCAAACCGGGCCGCGGCCTGTTGTGCCTGGTCCAAATAATCTTTCACTTCCTGTCGCGCTTTGTTGAGCGCCTGGCTTGGGTACATCAGGTCGTAGCCGCCGTACAGGTGAGGCGCGGCTATCAGCATCGTCTCCGGCAGTGGAACACGCAAGAGTATGATTTCTGCCTCGGAGTGTTGGGCAATTTTCAGGGCGGGCTTGAGCGCTCGTTCGGCCAGTTCCGAGCCGTCCAGTGGGACAAGGATTTTATTAAACATGGCGGCCTCCACAACAAATGATACGGTTTCTTGGGGCAATCATCTAACCAACCGGCTTGTGCTTCTAGTGCCGGATGTCATTGAATCTACGTGAAGTCTGTTGATTTTGCGGACTGTTTTCAGGCGCGATCATAGTTGGAGAACTGCGTGACTATTCTCCGACTGCTTCGCCGTTACACGACAGGATTTCCCCAGGTTGAATTGCCAAAGCGGGTGTAAACTGGAGTGAGCCAGGAGGCGCTGACATGAACAAATTTCCGTCCAAGACATTCCCCGAAACCCCCAGCCTGCCCGTGGATGCCACCGACGAGGAACGAATGCAGGCGCTGATTGAATCGCTCAGCGCCTACATTGAATACTTTCATGGCGGAGCGGTGGAGATGGCGGGGTTCGACGGTGAGACGTTGAAGATCAGGATGCGGGGCGCGTGCATCGGTTGCCCCTTGTCGCCCGTCACTCTGCACGGCTGGGTGGAAGGCACGGCGCGGCAATTCTTCCCCGGCCTCAAGGCGGTCGAGTCGGTGTAGCTTTTGTGGAGCGAGTTGCCAACTCGCTCTACGGGCTTTTGTGTTCACGCCGCAGTTGCACTGCCGCCCCATCAAGAGTGCGAGTTGCCAACTCGCTCTACGGGCTTTCGAGAAACGGGTCGTAGTTGGGGTTGAGGCCCGACCAGCGGCAGGCGAATCCTTCGAGGTTGCACTCGACGCCCTGCGAGCATTTGCGGGCGTGAACCTGGAAGGGCGCGCCAACATCCGGCACCGGCTCGTCGGGGTAAACCCGTTCTTCGAGCAGGTCTACTTCCTCCTTGACCCGCTCACACCAAATCTTCTTTGTCACTTCCCAGATAATTTTGGGCATGGCAACCTCCTGTCTTTCATCCGCAGATTTACACAGATGACCGCAGATTAGAAAAAAAATCTGCGTCAGTCTGCGTAATCTGCGGACAACTTTTCTGCCGATGCAATCTCGGCCAGCGCCGCGCCCCGGCGCAGGGCTTCCCTGTTGGCTCCCAATAATTTGCGATGTCGCTCCGGCAGGTGCGCTTCCAGCGCCTGCTCCACGGCCTCCAACGGCAGGGCGTTCGTGGCGGCCAGCATTGCACCCGCCAGCACGAGGTTCGCTACGCTTCGCGTGGCGCTCCCCAGTTCTTCGGCGATGGCGTTGGCCGGAACTTCAATCACATGAATATCAGTTCGGGCCGCCGCGTGTGCCGTGAGCGATGAATTGATCACCAGCACGCCGCCGGGCGCGACCAGCGATTCGTACTTGTCGAGCGAAGGCATGTTCATGGCAATGACGGCGGCGGGGTTGCGCACCAGCGGCGAGCCGATCTCGTCGTCGGAGATGATGACTGTGCAGTGGGCGGTGCCGCCGCGCATTTCGGGGCCGTACGATGGAATCCAGGTGACGTGCTTGCCTTCGTCCATGGCTGCATACGCCAGCAGTTGCCCCGCGAACAACGCGCCCTGACCGCCAAAGCCGGAGATGATGATTTCGGTTTGCATGTCTCAACTCTTCAAAGCGTATTGCGTATTTCGTATTGCGTGGTCGTCACGCTCAAACGGAATACGCAACACGCAATATCGTCTTTATCGCAACGCTTCCACTTCCGGCCTCACCTTGTAATCGCCAAGCGGGTAATAGGGGATCATGTGTTCTTCGATCCACTTCAGCGAGTCTATGGCGCTGATGCCCCAGTTGGTGGGACAGCTTGAGAGCAGTTCGACCATCGAGAAGCCCATCCCGGCAATCTGCACCTCAAACGCCTTCTTGATCGCCTTCTTAGCCCGGTTGATCTCTTTGACGTTGTGCAGGCTTCGCCGGACGACGTAGGCCGTGCCGGGCAGAACCGAGAGCAGTTCCGACATTTGCAGAGGCATGCCCATCGTTTCCACGTCGCGCCCACACGGTGATGACGTGGTCTTCTGGCCGGGCAGGGTGGTGGGAGCCATTTGCCCGCCGGTCATGCCGTAGATGGCGTTGTTGATGAAGATGACGGTGATGTTCTCGCCCCGGGCCGCGGCGTGCATGATCTCGGCCATGCCGATGGAGGCCAGATCGCCGTCGCCCTGATAGGTGAAGACGACGTTGTCAGGCCGCACGCGCTTGATGCCGGTGGCCATGGCCGGGGCGCGGCCATGCGCCGCCTCGGCGAAGTCCACGTTGAAGTAGTTGTAGGCGAACACCGCGCACCCGACCGGGGCCACGCCAATCGTCTTCTTGCGGATGCCGAGTTCGTCAATCACCTCGGCCACCAGCCGGTGGGCCACGCCGTGGGTGCAACCGGGGCAGTAATGGGTGAAGGTCTCGGCCAGCGAGGCGGGGTAGGTGTAGACGAGGTCGTCGGTGGTTTTAGTCTGCAGTTCAAATGTGGTCATTAAGGACTCCATGAGCAAGTGCCGTTGATGTGGCGTCAGGTTTTGGGGCCAACGGCAAAGTAAACCAAAAGGTTGCTCCCTGTCCTGGTTGGCTCTCTACGCTGATTTGCCCGCCGTGCGCTTCGACCATGCGCCGGGTGATGGCCAGCCCCAAACCGGTGCTTTTTTCATCAGCAGTGGGCCGGGCGGAGAGAGGCTCGAAGTTTTTGAAGAGGCGGCGCTGGTCTTCCTGGGTGAGGCCGGGGCCTTGATCGCGCACCCGGATAATCACGGTCGCCGCATCACGCAGTTCAGCCGTCACCACGACCGTGCTGCCGGGCGGCGAGAATTTCACCGCATTGCCGATCAGGTTATCCAGCACTTGCCGCAGCCGGCGGGCATCGGCCCACACTTCTACCTCTGCTATGTTCTCGGCTACGACCTGCGTCTGCTTGGCCGCCGCCAGCGTGTGGTTGATGCGGCTAATCTCGGCCAGGAAATCAGCCAGTGACAACCGGGTGCGGGAAAGCTTCAACTTTCCGGCTTCGATAACCGAAACGTCCAGCAGGTTATTAATCAGGTCGAGCATGTACTCTGTTTGCTTGCAGACTTCTCTCAACAATTCCTGTCCCCTGTCGGCGTTGATGTTGAAATTGCTATGGACGAGGAACGCCGCCGTCCCGTAAATCACATTGAGCGGGTTGCGCAAGTCGTGGGCGGCTATGCCAAGAAATTCGTTCTTGAGGTCATTCAACGCTTTAAGCTCGGCGTTCCGAGTTTCAATGGCTTGCTTCTGCACGGCGAGTTCGCTGACCAGCCGCCCTTTTTCCACGATGACTGCCAATTGCCCGGCGACCTGCTGAAAGAGTTCGACATGCGCTTCGGCGTAGGTGTGGGGGTGAATGCTGGAAAAGAACATGAAGCCGATGGGGATGCCGTTGGCGATTAGCGGGCACGTCAAGCTGGAGCGCATTCCTTCGGCGACAACCCGCCTTGTCGAGTTCGATTGAGGGTGCTCGGCTAGATAGGCAACCAGATCGTTCAGGATACGCGGTTGCCCGGTCTCCAGAATACGCTGCAGGCTACTGCCTTGCAGAGGTGCTTGAAATCCACTTTTCAGGCGCATTTCTGGTTGGTCGGTGCGTGCCCATCTGGCGCGGACGGTCTGGCCGTCGTCAGTCAACAAGGAAACGCCAATCCGGTTGTAGGGGATGACGGAGCGGAAATTGCGGTATACATTGTCCAGCACTTCGTCGAGCAAAAGCCCGGCGTTAACCTGGCTGGTGAGTTGAACCAATTGCTCAAACTCATGATACCGGTGTTCCAACTTCTCGCTCAATTGGAGCAACGCCTGCCCCAACTGGCCTACTTCGTCAGGCGGGGCGAGCGGCACCTCAATGGTGAACCTGCCGTGAATTAGTTGCTCGGCGGCGGCAACATACTGGGAAATACGTGGGTCGTGATAATTGTTTTCCATGATGCACCTCGGGGTTTAGACAATGGGTGCGTTCGGGTTTCATTGCACTCACTCTTACTCGCTCGATTGCGGCTTTAGTTCACCATCTTCCTAATCTCATCTAACACCTCATCCGGCAAAGGCACCACCCCGCCCATGCGGCCATAGAATTGCACGGGCACTTTGCCATTCACCGCCAGCCGCACATCGTCCACCATTTGCCCGGCGTTCATCTCGACGACTAGCACGCCGCGAACTTGTTTGGCTAACTCGGCCAGGCGCTGTTCGGGGAAGGGCCAGAGGCTGATGGGTCTCAGCAGACCAACCTTGAGGCCCTGCGCCCGCGCCTGTTTCACCGCCGTTTGGGCCACGCGCCCCGAGGTGCCAAAGCCAACCACCAGATACTCAGCATCTGCCGTTTCGTATTCGACGAAGCGCACTTCGCTCTCGCGAATGCGGGCGTACTTCTCTTGCAGTTTGCGGTTGAAGGCCTCTTCGTTTTCGGGGACAAGGTAGATTGAGGTGATGATGTTCTTTGGGCGGCCTCCGACCGCGCCGGTGAGCGCCCACGCCGGGTGACAGTGGCTGTTCGCCGGTTTCATCGGCGGCAGTTCTGCCGGTTCCATCATCTGGCCGATGTTGCCGTCGAGCAGGATGACGACCAGGGTGCGATATTTTTCGGCCAGGTCGAAGGCGATGTAGGTCAGGTCAATCGCTTCTTGGACGGTGGCCGGGGCGAGGACGAGCATTTTGAAGTCGCCGTGGCCGCCGCCTTTGACGATCTGGTTGTAGTCGGCTTGCGAGGGGGCGATGTTGCCCAGGCCCGGCCCGCCGCGCATCACGTCCACCAGCACACACGGCACTTCCGAGCCGGCGATGTAAGAGAGGCCTTCCATCATCAGGCTCATGCCGGGGCTGGAGGAGGAGGTCATGACCCGCGCTCCGGTGCAGGCCGCGCCGTAGACCATGTTGATGGCGGCCACTTCGCTTTCGGCCTGGAGGAAGGCGCGATGCAGTTCCGGCATGCGCCGGGCCATGTATTCGAGCAGTTCGGTCTGAGGGGTGATGGGGTAGCCGAAGTAGGCTTCCACTCCGGCCCGGACGGCGGCTTCGGCGATGGCTTCGTTGCCTTTGAGAAGGTGTTTGGTCATGGGTTTTTGACAACGGATGAAGCGGATATATCGGATTTTTTTCTATCCGTTGTGTCTGTTCAATCCGTTGTCCTTAATCAGACTGTGACAGGGGTGTGTTGAAAGCTCGGCTGAGGGAAGCGTTTTTGACGGTAGACGGCGATGCACACGTCGGGGCAGATGACGGCGCACAGGGTACAGCCGGTGCATTTGCCTTGCGGGTCGTCGTAGCGGGCGGGGTGGTAGCCTTTAGCGTTGAGCGCCTCGTCGGCCATGACGATGACATCTTGCGGGCAAATGGTGGTGCACAGGGCGCATCCTTTGCACCGCCCTTCGTCTATAACAATGTGACCTTTGGCCATGGGTAAACTCCTTAATTCCGCGGCTTTTAGACCCTAAAGGTTGCTTCGCAAGACTTTTAGGGTCTCGCCCGCCGGGAGCCAGAGTAATTGGAGCGACTTTGCTTTAGTGTAGGCGGGATGTCACTTGCGCCGTAGTGACTATCGTCACCGGGAGCGGCGACAAAGTTCGGCATTAACCGCAAATGGCGTCGGCGCGAAGCTGGCTGGGCACAGAGCCGCCGCCCGCCATTTGCTCTTTGACGACCGTTCCCAGGCGGCGAATGCCTTCCACGATCATGTCCGGTTTGGCGTTGGAGAAGTTGAGGCGCAGGTAGCGGTTGCTCTCGGCAGAGTCGGCTGAACCGGCGAAGAAGGCGTTGCCGGGAACGAAGGCCACTTTTTGCCGCAGGGCGGCTTCCAGGAGTCGAGTCGAGTCCATTCCTCCCGGCAGTCGCGCCCACAGGAAGAGTCCGCCCGCCGGGCGAGTCCAACTGACTTCGGAGGGGAAGAATTCGGTCAGGGCGTCGAGCATCACGTCGCGCCGCTCGTGGTAGACCTGGCGCAGTTTCTTGATGTGTTCGTCGAGGAAGCCGCCGCGCGCCGCTTCGTAGGCCACCATTTGGGTGAAGGTGCTGGTGTGCAGGTCGGCGCCCTGTTTGAGTTGGACGAGCTTGGCGATGACTTCGGGCGGGGCGACGATCCAGCCCAGGCGCAGGCCGGGGGCGAGCGTCTTGGAGAAGGTGCTCATGTAGATGACGTTGCCCAGTTTGTAGCCGTTGTCGAGCCGGATGCCGCGCGTTTCGCGGTCGAGGACGATGAGAGGCGGCAGGTGGTCGCCTTCATAACGCAGTTGGCCGTAGGGGTCGTCTTCGACGAGGGGGATGCCGTACTTGTCGGCCAGTTCCACCAGTGCCCGCCGCCGTTCGAGGGAGAGGGTGACGCCGGACGGGTTCTGGAAGTTGGGGAGGATATACATAAACTTGGGGCCGGAGCGCAGGGCTTCGTCGAGGCGACCCACGATGAGGCCGTCGTCGTCGGTGGGAACGCCGACGTAGTCCGCCCCGAAAACGTTGAAGGCCTGGAGCGCGCCGAGGTAGGTAGGGGCCTCGACGAGCAGGCGGTCGCCGGGGTTGATAAGCAGTTTGGCGATCAAGTCGAGGGCTTGTTGCGATCCAGCGGTGATGAGGACGTTGTCGGCCTCGGCCAGGATTCCGTAGCGGGCCAGGTGGCGGGCGATCATTTCGCGCAGGGGCGGGTAGCCTTCGGTGGTGCTGTATTGCAGGGCGGCCTGACCTTGCTGGCTCAGCACCCGGTGGCAGGCGTCTTCAAACTGCTCGGTTGGGAATAATTCGGGGGCGGGCATGCCGCCGCCGAAGGAGATAATGTCCGGTTGCTGGGTGAGCTTGAGCAGTTCACGGATGGTGGAGCTGGTGAGGCTTTGGGTGCGTTGGGCGTAACGGTGAGACCAGGGGGTTGACATGAGGGTTCCTCTAAATTTGAAAAGTTGTCTCAGACCTGCCGGGTCTGGCCGAAAGTTAGACAAACTTCAAGATGATCAGACCCGGCAGGTCTGATTCTACGAGGAGTGTAACCCTCTACCCGTCTGGGCGTAGTGTCATTTGTGGTCTGGGGCGGCTGATCTTCTTCTGGACTTATCCTGTGGGGTTAAGTGACTTTTGTCGCCGGAGAGATGGTGGAATAGCACTTATTTCGACAGCGCAGGGGTGGCAAGATCGAAAAAATCAACCCCGTTCACCAAAACCGAGGAGGACTTCATGACCAGCAAACTTCTTGAAAACGAAAAACTGCTCTACGACGAAGAGCGCGTGGATTTTGCGGTATACAAATCTCTGCCCACCATTCATGCCGCTGGCACGGTTCCCGGCCTGCACACCATCAAGCTGATGATCACCGACCGGCGGGTCATCATCCAGGGCGCTATCCTGGGCGGCGTGCAAGTCACCGAGTTCGATCTGTGGTATCAGGGGCAAAGCCCGACGCACGACTGTGATGTGCTGGAAGTGGCCTCGTCGGGCAAGGGCCAGACCGGCGGCGAGTATTTGCGGCTGGTAGCCCGGGCGCGCGAGCATGGGCCACTGCGTTCGGATGTGGCAGAAATGTACTTGTATCTGAACGACGCCAAACGCCTGGCGCAAATGCTGAACGAGGCCATGCGGCCTCAACCGGCTGAGTGGCGGTAACCTGCGGTCAGACCTGACAGGTTCGCTTCGCACCCTTCGCTACGGGGTGCTACGCAAAAACCTGTCAGGTCTGATCGTCTCTTTTAGAACAACGGATTTACCGAATTGAGCGGATCGCGATCCGTCCATTTCGGTAAATCCGTTGTTCTTTTATGGTACGATTGCAACTCCCATCCGCGTTTCGCGAAAGGAGAGTTGCCTTGCCTGCCATCTTCATCGAAAACCTGATCCGCGTTTTCAAGACCACCACTGGCATTGTCCGCCGCAAGCAAAAAGAGATCGTCGCCCTCGACGGCGTTAGCCTCTCGGTAGAGTCCGGCGAACTGTTTGGCCTGCTCGGCCC encodes:
- a CDS encoding universal stress protein, producing the protein MFNKILVPLDGSELAERALKPALKIAQHSEAEIILLRVPLPETMLIAAPHLYGGYDLMYPSQALNKARQEVKDYLDQAQQAAARFGLNARIKTPEGNVAEAIMETAIEEHVELIVMSSHGYSGITRWVLGSVAEKVLGNAPCPVLIVRSTQSMDKALITLDGSEVAESAIKPGLDVAMALSREVTLLRVAEEVHFDELTQLEIAEHGLGARLQEELYREADTYLQSVAEANLYDELTMQTLVRIGAPTGQILEFAETHQAGLIVMATHGRTGLRRWVYGSVTEKVLRGFGGSMLVIRPK
- a CDS encoding NifU family protein yields the protein MNKFPSKTFPETPSLPVDATDEERMQALIESLSAYIEYFHGGAVEMAGFDGETLKIRMRGACIGCPLSPVTLHGWVEGTARQFFPGLKAVESV
- a CDS encoding 2-oxoacid:acceptor oxidoreductase family protein, yielding MQTEIIISGFGGQGALFAGQLLAYAAMDEGKHVTWIPSYGPEMRGGTAHCTVIISDDEIGSPLVRNPAAVIAMNMPSLDKYESLVAPGGVLVINSSLTAHAAARTDIHVIEVPANAIAEELGSATRSVANLVLAGAMLAATNALPLEAVEQALEAHLPERHRKLLGANREALRRGAALAEIASAEKLSADYAD
- a CDS encoding 2-oxoglutarate oxidoreductase, giving the protein MTTFELQTKTTDDLVYTYPASLAETFTHYCPGCTHGVAHRLVAEVIDELGIRKKTIGVAPVGCAVFAYNYFNVDFAEAAHGRAPAMATGIKRVRPDNVVFTYQGDGDLASIGMAEIMHAAARGENITVIFINNAIYGMTGGQMAPTTLPGQKTTSSPCGRDVETMGMPLQMSELLSVLPGTAYVVRRSLHNVKEINRAKKAIKKAFEVQIAGMGFSMVELLSSCPTNWGISAIDSLKWIEEHMIPYYPLGDYKVRPEVEALR
- a CDS encoding GAF domain-containing protein; the encoded protein is MENNYHDPRISQYVAAAEQLIHGRFTIEVPLAPPDEVGQLGQALLQLSEKLEHRYHEFEQLVQLTSQVNAGLLLDEVLDNVYRNFRSVIPYNRIGVSLLTDDGQTVRARWARTDQPEMRLKSGFQAPLQGSSLQRILETGQPRILNDLVAYLAEHPQSNSTRRVVAEGMRSSLTCPLIANGIPIGFMFFSSIHPHTYAEAHVELFQQVAGQLAVIVEKGRLVSELAVQKQAIETRNAELKALNDLKNEFLGIAAHDLRNPLNVIYGTAAFLVHSNFNINADRGQELLREVCKQTEYMLDLINNLLDVSVIEAGKLKLSRTRLSLADFLAEISRINHTLAAAKQTQVVAENIAEVEVWADARRLRQVLDNLIGNAVKFSPPGSTVVVTAELRDAATVIIRVRDQGPGLTQEDQRRLFKNFEPLSARPTADEKSTGLGLAITRRMVEAHGGQISVESQPGQGATFWFTLPLAPKPDATSTALAHGVLNDHI
- a CDS encoding 3-methyl-2-oxobutanoate dehydrogenase subunit VorB translates to MTKHLLKGNEAIAEAAVRAGVEAYFGYPITPQTELLEYMARRMPELHRAFLQAESEVAAINMVYGAACTGARVMTSSSSPGMSLMMEGLSYIAGSEVPCVLVDVMRGGPGLGNIAPSQADYNQIVKGGGHGDFKMLVLAPATVQEAIDLTYIAFDLAEKYRTLVVILLDGNIGQMMEPAELPPMKPANSHCHPAWALTGAVGGRPKNIITSIYLVPENEEAFNRKLQEKYARIRESEVRFVEYETADAEYLVVGFGTSGRVAQTAVKQARAQGLKVGLLRPISLWPFPEQRLAELAKQVRGVLVVEMNAGQMVDDVRLAVNGKVPVQFYGRMGGVVPLPDEVLDEIRKMVN
- a CDS encoding 4Fe-4S binding protein, which encodes MAKGHIVIDEGRCKGCALCTTICPQDVIVMADEALNAKGYHPARYDDPQGKCTGCTLCAVICPDVCIAVYRQKRFPQPSFQHTPVTV
- a CDS encoding PLP-dependent aminotransferase family protein gives rise to the protein MSTPWSHRYAQRTQSLTSSTIRELLKLTQQPDIISFGGGMPAPELFPTEQFEDACHRVLSQQGQAALQYSTTEGYPPLREMIARHLARYGILAEADNVLITAGSQQALDLIAKLLINPGDRLLVEAPTYLGALQAFNVFGADYVGVPTDDDGLIVGRLDEALRSGPKFMYILPNFQNPSGVTLSLERRRALVELADKYGIPLVEDDPYGQLRYEGDHLPPLIVLDRETRGIRLDNGYKLGNVIYMSTFSKTLAPGLRLGWIVAPPEVIAKLVQLKQGADLHTSTFTQMVAYEAARGGFLDEHIKKLRQVYHERRDVMLDALTEFFPSEVSWTRPAGGLFLWARLPGGMDSTRLLEAALRQKVAFVPGNAFFAGSADSAESNRYLRLNFSNAKPDMIVEGIRRLGTVVKEQMAGGGSVPSQLRADAICG